In Rhodococcus pseudokoreensis, one DNA window encodes the following:
- a CDS encoding pyridoxamine 5'-phosphate oxidase family protein: MGSNEPHVRELAVNECWALLRTESVGRLAVWVDDHPDIFPLNYAVDHGTIVFRSGSGTKVSAALSDAPVALEVDGYETSLREAWSVVIKGRAEGIQEIDELMDTVDLPLFPWQGGAKNLFIRLVPTLVTGRRFPVADPTMWQTPFSNVRRSPSE, from the coding sequence ATGGGAAGCAATGAGCCACATGTCAGAGAACTCGCTGTCAACGAATGTTGGGCGTTGCTTCGTACCGAGAGTGTCGGCCGTCTCGCGGTGTGGGTAGACGACCACCCGGACATCTTTCCACTCAACTATGCAGTTGATCATGGAACCATTGTGTTTCGATCCGGCAGTGGCACCAAGGTCTCCGCTGCACTCTCGGATGCGCCGGTTGCGCTCGAAGTAGACGGCTACGAGACTTCATTGCGCGAAGCGTGGAGTGTGGTTATCAAGGGACGTGCCGAGGGGATCCAGGAAATCGACGAGTTGATGGACACGGTTGACCTGCCGCTCTTTCCGTGGCAGGGCGGGGCGAAGAACCTGTTCATCCGACTCGTTCCCACCCTGGTGACCGGCCGACGGTTTCCGGTTGCCGATCCGACCATGTGGCAGACTCCCTTCTCAAACGTGCGACGTTCGCCTTCGGAGTAG
- a CDS encoding IS5 family transposase, which yields MGHRCAVYSSSSVTDAQWAILEPLLPPPGNTTGSGGRPEKHCRRLVLDAIFYVVRGGIAWRQLPAEFPPATTVYAIFARWVRAGVWQRIHDALRARARVQGGRHPLPSAAIVDSQSVQGADTVARSSRGYDAGKKINGRKRHIAVDANGLLLAVVVTMAGIQDRGAIRLLAALRARFSTISLVWADGGYAGRLIDWSKRVVSLTVQVVKRTDDVKGFKVLPRCWVVERTFAWICKHRRCVRDYETRPDHHEAMVYIAMIATMSRRLARTA from the coding sequence ATCGGGCATCGGTGCGCGGTCTACTCGTCATCCTCGGTGACCGACGCTCAATGGGCGATTCTCGAACCACTACTACCTCCACCCGGCAACACCACCGGCAGCGGTGGTCGACCCGAAAAACACTGCCGCCGTCTCGTACTCGATGCAATCTTCTATGTCGTTCGAGGTGGGATCGCCTGGCGGCAGTTGCCGGCGGAGTTCCCGCCCGCGACCACGGTGTACGCGATCTTCGCCCGCTGGGTCCGCGCGGGAGTATGGCAGCGGATTCACGACGCGTTACGTGCTCGGGCGCGGGTCCAGGGCGGTCGACACCCGCTGCCGTCCGCGGCGATCGTCGACTCCCAGTCGGTGCAGGGCGCCGACACGGTGGCCCGGTCGAGCCGAGGATACGACGCGGGCAAGAAAATCAACGGCCGCAAACGTCATATCGCGGTCGACGCCAACGGGCTACTACTGGCGGTCGTGGTAACCATGGCCGGGATTCAGGACCGCGGTGCCATCCGGCTGCTGGCTGCGTTGCGTGCCCGATTCTCGACGATCAGCCTGGTGTGGGCGGACGGCGGCTATGCCGGACGGCTGATAGACTGGTCGAAACGGGTTGTGTCCCTGACGGTTCAGGTCGTCAAGCGCACCGACGATGTCAAAGGGTTCAAGGTTCTTCCCCGGTGTTGGGTAGTCGAGCGAACCTTCGCCTGGATCTGTAAACACCGGCGCTGTGTCCGTGACTACGAGACGCGGCCCGACCATCACGAAGCGATGGTCTACATCGCCATGATCGCCACCATGTCACGCCGACTCGCCCGCACGGCGTGA
- a CDS encoding helix-turn-helix transcriptional regulator codes for MSERTLTDPTLPTALGETRNRVLDLLCAAAEPMGVHDIAERVDLHPNTARFHLDGLVEAGLAERRAEDRRRPGRPRMVYAATTSDASTGRRSYRLLAEMLTGLIADTLPEPGRAAETAGEAWGRYLAERPAPSQRVDAADGVRRLSTVLAESGFAPGVVDDLTRPVIPLRHCPFREVAERHRDVVCSLHLGLIRGVLTEVRAPLAADRLEPFVEPSLCLAYLTPTPDESNLHPSCD; via the coding sequence ATGAGCGAGCGGACGTTGACCGACCCCACGCTGCCGACCGCGCTCGGCGAGACCCGGAACCGGGTGCTGGACCTGCTGTGCGCCGCGGCGGAACCGATGGGCGTACACGACATCGCCGAACGGGTCGACCTGCATCCGAATACGGCCCGGTTCCATCTGGACGGATTGGTCGAGGCGGGCCTGGCCGAGCGTCGCGCCGAGGACCGCCGCCGTCCGGGTCGGCCCCGGATGGTCTATGCCGCTACCACCTCGGATGCGTCCACCGGCCGGCGCAGTTATCGGTTGCTGGCGGAGATGCTGACCGGCCTGATCGCCGACACTCTGCCGGAGCCCGGCCGGGCTGCCGAGACGGCCGGGGAGGCGTGGGGTCGCTACCTGGCGGAGCGGCCGGCCCCGTCGCAGCGGGTGGACGCCGCCGATGGGGTCCGCCGGTTGTCGACGGTGCTGGCCGAGTCCGGCTTCGCCCCGGGCGTGGTCGACGACCTCACTCGACCAGTGATCCCGTTGCGGCACTGCCCGTTCCGGGAGGTAGCCGAGCGGCACCGGGACGTGGTGTGTTCGCTGCACCTGGGCTTGATCCGCGGCGTGCTGACCGAGGTGCGGGCACCGCTCGCGGCCGATCGGCTCGAGCCGTTCGTCGAGCCGTCGCTTTGCCTGGCGTACCTGACCCCCACCCCTGATGAGAGTAACCTCCACCCGTCGTGCGATTAG
- a CDS encoding nitrate/nitrite transporter: MSSGAHVRGSSARSVNLALATWVSAINFWAWNLIGPLSTTYAEALSLSSAEASMLVATPILVGSLGRIVVGALTDRFGGRVMFIALSSSSIVPVLAVGFAGSIDSYTLLLVFGFFLGIAGTVFAIGIPFANNWYEPARRGFATGVFGAGMVGTALSAFFTPRMVGWFGLFPTHAIVAAALGVTALVCVVVMRDSPEFVPNTNPVIPKLRVAARLRVTWEMAFLYAVVFGGFVAFANYLPTYIKTIYDFSAVDAGTRTAGFAVAAVIARPIGGALSDRIPPKFVVLTSLAGTGVMAVVAAFQPPPDFWSAVTFIGLAVFLGIGTGGVFAWVARRSPAASVGSITGIVAAAGGVGGYFPPLVMGATYDAADNDYTVGLALLAITAAVALLYTAFRLHAREPDTSVQAHST; this comes from the coding sequence GTGAGCTCCGGGGCGCACGTGCGGGGATCTTCGGCAAGGTCGGTCAATCTGGCCCTGGCGACCTGGGTGTCCGCGATCAATTTCTGGGCGTGGAACTTGATCGGTCCTCTGTCGACCACGTACGCCGAGGCGTTGTCGCTCAGCAGTGCGGAGGCGTCGATGCTGGTGGCGACGCCGATCCTGGTCGGCTCACTCGGCCGTATCGTTGTCGGGGCACTGACCGACCGATTCGGTGGGCGGGTGATGTTCATTGCCCTCTCGTCGTCCTCGATCGTGCCGGTCCTCGCGGTGGGATTTGCCGGCTCGATCGACTCGTACACCCTGCTGCTCGTCTTCGGTTTCTTCCTCGGTATCGCCGGTACCGTGTTTGCGATCGGCATCCCGTTCGCGAACAACTGGTATGAGCCGGCACGCCGGGGGTTCGCCACCGGCGTCTTCGGTGCCGGCATGGTCGGTACGGCGTTGTCGGCGTTCTTCACCCCGCGCATGGTCGGCTGGTTCGGCCTCTTTCCGACGCATGCGATCGTGGCCGCCGCGTTGGGGGTCACCGCGCTCGTGTGTGTCGTGGTGATGCGGGACTCGCCGGAGTTCGTGCCCAACACCAATCCCGTTATCCCGAAGCTGCGTGTCGCGGCCCGGCTCCGGGTCACGTGGGAGATGGCATTCCTGTACGCGGTGGTGTTCGGTGGGTTCGTCGCGTTCGCCAACTACCTCCCGACGTACATCAAGACCATTTACGATTTCTCCGCCGTCGACGCGGGCACCCGGACCGCGGGCTTCGCCGTCGCGGCGGTGATCGCCCGACCGATCGGCGGCGCGTTGTCGGACCGGATTCCTCCGAAGTTCGTGGTGCTCACGTCCCTCGCGGGTACCGGGGTGATGGCGGTGGTGGCCGCGTTCCAACCGCCACCGGACTTCTGGTCGGCCGTCACGTTCATCGGCCTTGCGGTGTTCCTCGGGATCGGGACGGGTGGGGTGTTCGCGTGGGTGGCGCGCCGATCGCCGGCGGCGAGCGTCGGCAGCATCACCGGGATCGTCGCCGCGGCGGGCGGGGTCGGTGGCTATTTCCCGCCGCTGGTGATGGGTGCGACGTATGACGCGGCGGATAACGACTACACCGTCGGGCTCGCGCTGCTGGCGATCACCGCCGCGGTGGCCCTGTTGTACACGGCGTTTCGCCTGCACGCTCGTGAACCCGATACCTCGGTCCAGGCGCACTCGACGTGA
- a CDS encoding FHA domain-containing protein: MCAPFDITDTITGSGVRAGSGIRDDAHRLLREYRAKAALVTELALDGPLSAKSYAGVNLPTTCRRRQPVASDPPWGRGVVEALPSGSALLVVIRGPNRGEWFLLDQTVTTIGRHIDSDIYLDDTTVGRCHAQIRCDNDTIRVTDVGSLNGTYRNGVPVDTALLATGDEIKIGKFRLAFLITPPTAATDQ, translated from the coding sequence GTGTGCGCACCATTCGACATCACCGACACCATCACCGGCTCCGGTGTTCGGGCCGGCTCGGGCATTCGAGATGACGCTCACCGTCTGCTCCGCGAGTATCGAGCGAAAGCGGCACTGGTGACCGAGTTGGCACTCGATGGCCCACTGTCGGCGAAGTCGTACGCCGGGGTGAATCTCCCCACCACTTGCCGTCGACGGCAGCCGGTCGCCAGCGACCCGCCGTGGGGCCGTGGCGTGGTCGAGGCACTGCCGTCTGGTTCGGCACTGCTCGTGGTCATCCGGGGACCCAACCGCGGTGAGTGGTTCCTGCTCGATCAGACGGTCACCACGATCGGTCGCCACATCGACAGCGACATCTACCTCGACGACACGACCGTCGGCCGTTGCCACGCCCAGATCCGGTGCGACAACGACACAATTCGGGTGACCGATGTCGGCAGCCTCAATGGCACCTACCGCAACGGGGTGCCGGTCGACACTGCACTGCTCGCCACCGGTGACGAGATCAAGATCGGAAAATTCCGGCTCGCGTTCCTCATCACACCGCCTACAGCGGCAACAGATCAATGA